Within Protaetiibacter intestinalis, the genomic segment GCCTGGCGCACGAGGGATTCCCCCGACGGCATATTGGTGTCGGGCTCGACCCAGAAGGAGCCCTGCAGCTCGAGCCGCCCCGACGCGGCCGCGTCGCGGAGGCGCGCGAACAGCTCGGGCCGCTGCTCCTTCATCCAGGCGAGCTGCTGCGGCTGGCTGGTGCCGTAGCGGTAGCCGGGGTAGCGCTCGAGGTTGGCGAGGGTGCGCGTGTAGGTGCGGGCCGCCTTGCGGCGGGTCTCGCGCAGCGGCCACAGCCACGCCATGTCGAGGTGGCCGTGACCGATCGCGTGGTAGACGAAGTCGGATGCCGCGGGCGTCGTGAGCGGGCCGGCGAGCGCCGCCCGCGCCGCGACGAGCTCGCCGGAGCGCGCGTGCCGCCAGGCGATGTCGAGCGAGGTGCGCAGCTCGCGGGCGAGCTCCGCGTCGTCCGTGTGGCCCGCGAGCACGGCGAGGGTGAGGTAGTCGTAGTAGAGCCCGAAGGCGGTCTCGTCGCGCACGGCGAGGTGGGCGCCGCGGAAGACGCCGCGCCCCACCGGGTAGAGGATGAAGCCGTTGTACGACACGTCGGCGTAGAGCTCGACGCGCTCGCCCGGTGCGAGCCCGTCCCCCACGGGACGGAACCGGCCCCCGGAGTGCGGCAGGTCCCCCTGCTGGAAAACGGTCGACACGGCGTCGAAGGGTGTGCCGTGCCGGTCGACGACGAGCCCCTCGCCCCGGATGCCGAGCATCACGCGGGCGCCCACGGCATCCGCGGGCACCTCGCCCGTGAGCCGCAGCCACGCGCAGTCGAGCACGCCGCCCCACGCCGCCCCGGCGCGGATGGGGGTGAACGCCGCGGGGTCGAGTTCGGCGAACGGGATCGGCTCGGCCGAGCGCACGACGGCCGCCTCGAGCGGCGCGACCCGCCGGTACACCCGCGCCCGCAGCCGCCGCAGCCGAAGGTACTGCTCCGGCTGCTCGACGCGGATGCCGTACAGGAAGGACAGGAACCCCGCCATCCGCCCTCCTTCGCCGCACCGCTGTCTCATATCCTGCCCCTTCGCGCCCCCGGGGGTGGCGGTGCGGCGGCTATCGTTCCCTCGTGAGCACTTCCCGGCGATCGAGCGGTCGTGTGACCATCAGCGACATCGCCGAACGCGCGGGGGTGTCGATCGGCGCCGTCTCGTTCGCGCTCAACGGGCGCAAGGGCGTCTCGGAGGAGACCCGCGCCCGCGTGCTGCGGGTGGCCGACGAGCTCGGCTGGGCGCCCTCGACGGCGGCTCGGTCGCTCGCCGAGGCGAAGACCGAGACGTTCGGCCTCGTGCTCGCCCGCGACCCCCACAACCTGGGCGTCGAGTCGTTCTACATGGAGTTCTTCGCGGGCCTCGAGATCGAGCTCTCGAAGCGCGGCTACAGCCTGCTGCTGCAGGTGGTGGGGTCGACGGACGACGCGCTCGCGACCCTGCAGAAGTGGCACCGCACGCGCCGGGTCGACGGGGTCGTGCTCACCGACCTCATCGACGACGACCCGCGCGCCGCGTTCGTCGCGGACTCCGGGCTGCCGGCGGTCGTGGTGGGCGACCCGGGTATCGCCGGGGGCCTCACGAGCGTGTGGACGGATGACGCGGCCTCGATGCGCGAGGCGGTGCGGCACCTGGTGTCGCTCGGCCACCGTCGGATCGCGCGGGTGGCCGGGCTCGGCTCGCTCGCCCACACCCGCATCCGCGACGACGCGTTCGCGGAGGAGACCGGCCTCCTGGGCGTCGCGGGCGAGCTGCTGCGCACCGACTACACGCCGGAGGCGGGCGAGCGCGTGACGCGCGAGGCGCTCACGGGGGCGGAGCCGCCGACGGCGCTCATCTACGACAACGACGTGATGGCGGTGGCGGGGCTCACGGTCGCGATGGAGCTGGGGCTCGGCGTGCCGGGGGAGGTGTCGATCGTCGCCTGGGACGACTCGGTGCTGTGCGAGCACACCCTGCCGAAGCTCACCGCGCTCAGCCACGACGTCGTCGCGTTCGGCTCGCACGTGGCGCGCCGTCTGTTCGACGTCGTCGCGGGTTCCGAGCCGGCCGCCTTCCTCGACTCGACCCCGCATCTCGTGGTGCGCGGCTCGACGGGCACGGCGACTCGGGACAGCTGAGACCGAGGTCGACTCAGCTGCTCGGATCCTCGTCCGCGGGGGCCAGGCTGTGCCAGATCTCGAACGCCACGCTCGCCGCCTGCTCGGCATCTCCGGCCGCGAGCGCCTCGATGAGGCGGTCGTGCACCTGGACGGAGGCGCCTCCGTCGTGCCGGAAGCGCTGGCCCTCGGCGCGACGCACCAGCGGGTCGAAGTGATCGAGCACCGATTCGAGGGCCTGATTCCCCGCTGCCGCGACCGGGATCCGGTGGAGTTCTTCGTCCGCGTCGAGCGCATCCGCGACCCGGCCTGAGGCGACGGCCTCGGCGAAACGCCGGTTGGCCGCTCTCATGCGGGCGAGCTCGTCGTCGCCGAGTCTCCCCGCCACCTGCCGCACCGCCAAGGCGTGCATCGCCGCGATCACGTCCCGGGCGTCTCGAACCGCGCGGGGGTCGATCGTGGTGACGGTCGTCGACCGGCCCGGTATCGCCTGCACGAGCCCGCTCGCCCCCAGCCGGAGCAGGGCCTCGCGGATGGGCGTGCGGCTGACCCCCAGCCAGTCCGCGAGCTCCCCGTCCTTGAGCTGCTCTCCCGGCTCGAACGTGCCGTCGACGATCGCGTCGCGGAGACGCCTGAAGACGTCGTCGCGCAGCAGCGAGCGGCCGACGCCGTGGGTTCCTCCGGGAATGGGCATGCAATATGTTGCGGGCCCGCGAGGCCGAAACGCAAATCATGAGGGGGGGTGGGAATATCGGTCGGACTGCAATATGTTGCATATCACAAGTCGAGATACGACGGACCACAACCTCGCCGCCGAGCGACGGCGCGAGGGGGAAAGGAAGTGCATCATGAACACCACTGAGCAGGGGATCAGGAACATCGTCCTCGTGCACGGCGCGTTCGCGGACGGCTCCGGCTGGCGTCGCGTGTACGACAACCTGACGGCGCGGGGGTACCGCGTGTCGATCGTGCAGAATCCCCTCACGTCTCTCGAGGACGACGTCGCCGCCACCCGGCGGGTCCTCGACCGGCAGGATGGCCCGAGCATCCTCGTCGGCCACTCCTGGGGCGGCACCGTCATCACCGAGGCGGGAGTGCACGACGGGGTCGCCGGACTCGTCTACGTGGCCGCACTCGCGCCGGACTCGGGCGAGACCACGGCGCAGCAGTACGAGGGATTCGCCCCCACCCCCGAGTTCGTGATCGACGTGGGCGACGACGGCTTCGGGTACCTCGACGCCGATGCGTTCAAGGCCGGATTCGCGGCGGACGCCGACGACGCCGACGCGGCCTTCCTCCGCGATTCGCAGGTGCCGATCAACATGTCGGTGTTCGGTGCGGCGGTCACCCGGGCCGCGTGGCGCGACAAGCCGACGTGGGCGGTCATCGGCTCGGACGACAAGGCGTTCGACCCCGCGATGGTGCAGCACATGGCCCACCGGATGGGGGCGGCGATCACCACCGTCGCGGCCAGCCACGCCCTCTACCTGACGCAGGCCGACGTCGTCTCCGACGTCATCGTCGCGGCCGCCGAGAACGCCCTGGTCGGCATCTCCTGAGGACCGGGCCCACCAGAGGTCGGCCCGCGCCCGCGGGCCGACCTCGAAGGAAGCAGGAGGACCATGTCGATCACTGTTCGTCCGGGCGGGCTGGGCCATCACGGGTCTCGACGCGGTCGTGATGGGGATCTTCGGCGCCATCGCCGCGTCGAAGGCCCTCAGCCTCGGGGTGGGGAGCGTCGGCGCGATCGTCGTGGGCGTGATCGGCGCGATCGGTGGCGGGATGCTGCGCGACGTCATCCTCAACCGCCCGATCTCGATCCTGCAGGTCGGGACGCTGTACGCGGTGGCCGCCGCCGCCGGTTCGGGGGTGCTCATCCTGCTCGTCCACGTCGGCACGCCCGTGCCGATCGCGGGGATCGTCTCCGCCGCGGTCACCGCGATGGTACGCGTCGCCGCCGTGGCGTTCGGGTGGAGCTTCCCCGAACAGCGTGCCCTCCGTGGGCGTCGCGCCCGGGAGGCAACGATTCGATAAAGCGCTTTACTTAAAACGCTTTAGTCCATAGTGTCCTTCTCAATCCCCCATGGGCGCGGGATGGATGCCTGCGCCACGCACCCCCGGGGTCCGTCAATACAAAGGAGTATTCACATGGCATCACGGAAGGCAGTCGCGGCAGCGATCGCCGGCGCCGCGACCGCGGCGCTGCTGCTCACGTCCTGCTCGGGAGCCCCCACCGGCAGCGACGACGGCCTGGACGGCGAGGTGACCGGCGAGGTCACCTTCGTCACCTGGCGCACCGACCTCATCGAGGACGGCACCTTCGACACGTACGCCGAGGAGTTCCACGCGAAGTACCCGGACGCGACCGTCAAGTTCGAGGGCATCACCGACTACGAGGGCGAGCTGCGCACCCGCCTCTCGACCACCAACTACGGCGACGTGCTCGGCATCCCCAACAGCGTGCTGCCCGACCAGCTCGCCGACTTCTTCGAGCCGCTCGGCCAGACCGCCGACCTCGAGTCCACCTACCGCTTCCTCGCGCCCAAGAGCTACGAGGGCGTGCAGTACGGCATCGCGCTCGGCGGCAACGCCAACGGCATCCTCTACAACAAGGACGTCTACGAGCAGGCGGGCGTCGACACCTTCCCGACCACCGAGAAGGAGTGGCTCGCCGCGGCCGCCAAGATCAAGGCGACCGGCGCCATCCCGCTGTACACCAACTACAAGGACGGCTGGCCGCTCAGCCAGTGGTCGGGCAACATGGGCGCCATCACCGGCGACCCGGATGCGGTGAACAAGATCGCCGAAGAGGACGCCCCGTGGACGGAGGGCGGTGAGCTCTACGCGATCGACTCGCTCATCTACGAGTCGGTGGCCGGCGGCTTCACCGAGGCCGACCCGCTCACCACCAACTGGGAGCAGTCGAAGGTCGACTTCGCCACCGGCAAGATCGCCACCATGGCGCTCGGCTCGTGGGCCATCTCGCAGATGCAGGCGGCCGCCACCGACAACGGCATCGACCCCTCGGTCGTGGGCTACGCGGCCTTCCCGGCCACGGCATCCGACGGCACGCAGTACGCGATCGTCGGCGGCGACTACAACCTCGGCATCAACAAGCACTCGAAGGTCAAGGCCGCCGCGAAGGCGTGGATCGACTTCCTCATCGAGGACTCCGGATTCACCGACACGCAGGGCATGGTCTCGCCGCTGCTCTCGAAGGACCTGCCCGACAACCTCGCCGGCTTCGCCGACGCGGGCGTCGAGCTGCTCGAGCTGAACGCCGCACCGGCCGGCAAGGAGGCGCTGTTCAACAACATCGCCGACGCCGCTCAGATCGACATCTGGGGCAACATCTACCGGCAGAAGCTCGTCGACATCGCCCGCGGTGCCGCCGACGGCGACAAGGAGTCGTACTTCGCCGAGCTGAACGAGCGCTGGGCCGACGCCCGGGCCGCGCAGGGCTGATGAGCCCCATCACCACAACCCCGCGCGTGCCTCGGCGCCGCGGCCGGCGGGGGTCCTCCGGGGCCCCCGCCGGGCAGGGGTTCTTCGCATCCCTCACCCCGTACCTGTTCCTCGCGGCCGCGGTCGGCCTGCTCCTGCTGCTGACCTACCTGCCCGCCGTGAACATGCTCTGGTACTCGTTCACCGACTGGGACGGCCTCGACCTCGAGAAGAACGTCGTCTGGCTCGACAACTACGTGCAGGTGTTCACCAACCCGCAGATCTTCGGCGTGTTC encodes:
- a CDS encoding LacI family DNA-binding transcriptional regulator; this translates as MSTSRRSSGRVTISDIAERAGVSIGAVSFALNGRKGVSEETRARVLRVADELGWAPSTAARSLAEAKTETFGLVLARDPHNLGVESFYMEFFAGLEIELSKRGYSLLLQVVGSTDDALATLQKWHRTRRVDGVVLTDLIDDDPRAAFVADSGLPAVVVGDPGIAGGLTSVWTDDAASMREAVRHLVSLGHRRIARVAGLGSLAHTRIRDDAFAEETGLLGVAGELLRTDYTPEAGERVTREALTGAEPPTALIYDNDVMAVAGLTVAMELGLGVPGEVSIVAWDDSVLCEHTLPKLTALSHDVVAFGSHVARRLFDVVAGSEPAAFLDSTPHLVVRGSTGTATRDS
- a CDS encoding GntR family transcriptional regulator translates to MPIPGGTHGVGRSLLRDDVFRRLRDAIVDGTFEPGEQLKDGELADWLGVSRTPIREALLRLGASGLVQAIPGRSTTVTTIDPRAVRDARDVIAAMHALAVRQVAGRLGDDELARMRAANRRFAEAVASGRVADALDADEELHRIPVAAAGNQALESVLDHFDPLVRRAEGQRFRHDGGASVQVHDRLIEALAAGDAEQAASVAFEIWHSLAPADEDPSS
- a CDS encoding alpha/beta fold hydrolase, with protein sequence MNTTEQGIRNIVLVHGAFADGSGWRRVYDNLTARGYRVSIVQNPLTSLEDDVAATRRVLDRQDGPSILVGHSWGGTVITEAGVHDGVAGLVYVAALAPDSGETTAQQYEGFAPTPEFVIDVGDDGFGYLDADAFKAGFAADADDADAAFLRDSQVPINMSVFGAAVTRAAWRDKPTWAVIGSDDKAFDPAMVQHMAHRMGAAITTVAASHALYLTQADVVSDVIVAAAENALVGIS
- a CDS encoding TRIC cation channel family protein — protein: MGIFGAIAASKALSLGVGSVGAIVVGVIGAIGGGMLRDVILNRPISILQVGTLYAVAAAAGSGVLILLVHVGTPVPIAGIVSAAVTAMVRVAAVAFGWSFPEQRALRGRRAREATIR
- a CDS encoding ABC transporter substrate-binding protein; the protein is MASRKAVAAAIAGAATAALLLTSCSGAPTGSDDGLDGEVTGEVTFVTWRTDLIEDGTFDTYAEEFHAKYPDATVKFEGITDYEGELRTRLSTTNYGDVLGIPNSVLPDQLADFFEPLGQTADLESTYRFLAPKSYEGVQYGIALGGNANGILYNKDVYEQAGVDTFPTTEKEWLAAAAKIKATGAIPLYTNYKDGWPLSQWSGNMGAITGDPDAVNKIAEEDAPWTEGGELYAIDSLIYESVAGGFTEADPLTTNWEQSKVDFATGKIATMALGSWAISQMQAAATDNGIDPSVVGYAAFPATASDGTQYAIVGGDYNLGINKHSKVKAAAKAWIDFLIEDSGFTDTQGMVSPLLSKDLPDNLAGFADAGVELLELNAAPAGKEALFNNIADAAQIDIWGNIYRQKLVDIARGAADGDKESYFAELNERWADARAAQG